The genomic window TCAAAACGATGCCCTCGAGTTCCTGCACGGGGTGGCCACCAAGCTTCTCGCGCAGTTCAACGAAACGGTTCCCGAACACCCCCCGCACACTTCCTAGCACCCTAAGAGCAGACCCCGGTCTGCTCTTTTTTATGCTTCCGCCGATGATTCGCAAAGCCGCATGATCCCCACCTCTCTTAACGACGTACCCTCCACTTTGGCGGGAAAAAATACTCAACGCGTTGCGGGTTCTCCGCAAACTTGGCTTTCATCCTCACCCTGTTACTCGCTACTTCTGGAAACTTCACCCGCGCATATTTGTCAGTCTCGCAAAACAAGCCTTGGCAGTCTATCGCATGCAGCGGGCGTCCCCAGAGGTTTTTGAAGTCCAACCCCAACCTTTCAAACTCCTCTTCTTGATGTTCAACCATCCACATAATGACTTCTGCAGGAGAGTGGTCACCAATACTGGTGAAGCACTTCTTAATCCCACGGACTGCACCTGGCCCTGGCACGGTAAAATCGTTCTCACTAAAATCAAACAGCTCTGAATAGTTGAGGTCGAT from Verrucomicrobiia bacterium includes these protein-coding regions:
- a CDS encoding nucleotide kinase domain-containing protein yields the protein IDLNYSELFDFSENDFTVPGPGAVRGIKKCFTSIGDHSPAEVIMWMVEHQEEEFERLGLDFKNLWGRPLHAIDCQGLFCETDKYARVKFPEVASNRVRMKAKFAENPQRVEYFFPPKWRVRR